The region AACTGCAGGGCAACGCCGAGGTCGAAGGGGTTGGCGGATATTTCCCAGGGGGGGAAGATCGGCTTCAGTTTCTTTAGAGTCTTTTCATTCGCCTTGGCCATCTTCAGGCCCTCCTGCTGAACGAGGTCCGTCATGACGACCGCTTCCCCTCCCGGGAGGGTGGCCACGGCGATGCGGCCTCCCTTGAGAGTGAGAGGGCCGAAGCGCTCCAGTGCCCTTACGGTATAAAAGAAATCCTCGATGGTATAGGCCCGGATAGCCCCGCACTGCTTCAGCAGTCTGTCAAAGACCTTATCGTTACCTGTCACCAGGACACCGGTATGGGAAGCAGCGGCTTTCGCTCCTTCCTCGGTGCGGCCTGATTTAAGCACCACCACGCGCTTGCCCAGGGTCGAGGCTTGATGGATGAGATCCAGAAACTTGCGCCCCTCCCCTTCGATGCTCTCCAGGTGGAGGCCGATGACCCGGGTCATGGGGTCCAAGACGAGGTAGGACAGGGCATCCACCTCATTCAGATCCATTTTGTTGCCAAGATCGATAAGCTTGTTCAGATGCAGGTTGAAGGCCGAAAACAACCAGCGGAGGCGCGGTTCGTAAAGGCCGGACTGGAAGATCAGGGAGAGACCGCCCGTCTTGAGCCGTTCGATGGGGTGGAAGCTGATGGCGAAGTTGTGACGGGGATTGATAGGGCTGAGTGCATTGGGGCCCATAGCCCACCCCCCGCTCTTCCGCACCAGTTCGAGCATCTGGTTCTGTATTTTTCTTCCTTCCTCCCCGGTCTCGGAAAAGCCGCCGGCGACCAGAACCACCCTCCTGATGCCCTTTGCAATGCATTCCTGGAGGATCTTAGGGGTCTGGGCATAAGAAACAGCGATCACGGCCAGGTCGACGCACTCCTTGATGCTCGTGACACTCGGGTAAGCTTTTACCCCGAGGATCTCCTTTTCCGTTGGGTGTACCGGATACATCCTGCCCTGGTAGCCGAGCTTGACCTGATTGGCGACCAGATTGTAACTCGGCCTCATGGGGTTGTTCGAGGCACCTATCAGGGCTACGCTTTCCGGATAAAAAAACTTGTGGAGAAAGTGATCGGTCAGGTCTCCCATGTTCCGTCCCTCCCTGAGAGCGTCTCTTTTTTCAACTCCCTTAAAATGTAAAGCAATTTCTGCATGAAGGTCCTCTTCCTTTTTAAATAAGACTGATTTCTGACAACCAGTTTTGGGCTGTTCGGATTTGTGTCCCGTCCGGATAGGTCTTTTCCCTGTTTAATTCCTTGACCAACTGAATCTTCCTGACCGCGTTAAAATGCTTTCCAAAGAAAGAAAAGTTGGGGCTTCTGTTCGAATCACTCCATTTGACCTCGATCATGAGTGCGGGTTGTTCATTTTGGGTAATCAGGAAATCTATTCCCCTTCCATCCTTGTCTTTTAAATAAAAGAGATCCCACTGCTCACCCAGGCAATCTTCCCTGAAATGTATTTCTTTCAACACTGAACAGGCCACAAGATTTTCCAGTTTTACTCCGGTATCTCCCGAGACCTGGCCGTTATCATAAAAATAATATTTCGGTGACTTGAGAATGGCCCTGGAAATATTCTTATGAAAAGGGAGAACCCTGAAAACCACATACATGGATTCCAATATGGTCAGCCATCTCTTGATCGTCTTGTCGGAACATTGAAGGTCTCCGGCAAGGCTGCTGTATGAGATAGGACTTCCAACCCTTTTCTTCAACAACTGTATCAGGGTTTCTATGGATGTAATCTGCCGGACATTTTCAAGATCAATAAGATCCTGTTTCAGAATGATATCCAGGTGACTCCTTTTCCAGCGATTATAATAGGTCTCGTCACCCTCAAGATAAGGCTCTGGAAATCCGCCTATCTTTAACAGTTTATCGAGTTCATCCTTCAGTTTTTGGGGATGAAGGATTTGTTTGATTTCTTTCAGATCAAGGGGATGAAGCCTGAATTGAAAAAACCTGCCGGCGAGAGAGTCGCCGACTTGTTTATAGGTATCAAGCTTGGCGCTGCCGGTCACGATGATTGAAGGCGGGATCTTTTCAGTATCATAGATGCCTTTGAGCCATGATTTCCAGTTTTTTAATTTATGGAGTTCATCAAAAATAACCAGGTCCTTGGATCGATCCCAAGATTTCTCGATCAGGCTCAGACGATGCTCGGCATTGTCATAATTAAAATAGTCGAAATTCGCCTTAAGCATTTTTGCCAGGGTGGTTTTCCCTGTCTGCCTTGGGCCGGTAAGCAGGACGATCTTTTTCTTCAGATCTTTCTGAATATATTTTTCCAAAGTTCTCTTCATGGCGACTATTCTAACCTGCATTCCGAAAAAGTCAAGACTTTTCCGGAATACGAACCGAAAAAGTCAATAAACTAAAAAGGCATCAGGGTAGAATCTTTTTATATCCGAGACACAGACTGTTCATTTATCTCTTTACAGTGCCTGTAATAACATGAAGAAACTTAAAGGAACTGAGTTTAAACATACTGGCTATCGGCGTCGGACGGCAAAAAATTCCCGGTAGTAATTTTCCCCGAGGGGGTCGTCAAAAAGAAAATGATAACGCCCCTGATCAAAATTCCGGACTTTCCCGGATCACTCGTCCCCCTCCGCCCCTTGCTTTCCCCCCCTTCACTTTCAGGCAGCAAGTCTAATAATTTCTCCAAAAAGTAAAGTCACTTCAATAGTTATCTCAAAGTGAAGGGGGAGCAGGCCTCTATTTCTCCTTGACCCGGTTTTTTTCTTATCCTATACTCTACCCAATAAATAACAACCTTTTATCAAATAAATGCTACTAATTTCAGACCCGCGGGAAAAAGGAGAAAACCACAATGGCTCAAATGACCGAACGTATGCAAAAACTATTCGAAAAAGTCCCTAACGTGGTGTTGTCGACGGCAACCGTAGACGGCAGCCCCAACAGTGTTCCGGTGGGATCAAAAAAAATCATCGACAGCGAGACCATACTTATATCCAACCAATTCCTGAATAAAACCCTGGCCAATCTGAAGGCCAATCCCAAGGTGGCCGTGACCTTTTGGGAGGGCGTAGAAGGATACCAGTTAAAGGGCACCGTTACCATCGAAACGACCGGGCAACGCTATGAAGAGACAGCCCGATGGATCGAAGATTTGGGCAATAAACTCGGGTTCCCCCTTAAATCCAAGGGGGCGCTTATTGTAAACATTGAAGAGATTTATGGGGTCTCTCCGGGCCCGGGTGCCGGCAGGCAATTAGCCTGAGGGCGATGAACCTCTCGTATCC is a window of Deltaproteobacteria bacterium DNA encoding:
- a CDS encoding CoA-binding protein: MGDLTDHFLHKFFYPESVALIGASNNPMRPSYNLVANQVKLGYQGRMYPVHPTEKEILGVKAYPSVTSIKECVDLAVIAVSYAQTPKILQECIAKGIRRVVLVAGGFSETGEEGRKIQNQMLELVRKSGGWAMGPNALSPINPRHNFAISFHPIERLKTGGLSLIFQSGLYEPRLRWLFSAFNLHLNKLIDLGNKMDLNEVDALSYLVLDPMTRVIGLHLESIEGEGRKFLDLIHQASTLGKRVVVLKSGRTEEGAKAAASHTGVLVTGNDKVFDRLLKQCGAIRAYTIEDFFYTVRALERFGPLTLKGGRIAVATLPGGEAVVMTDLVQQEGLKMAKANEKTLKKLKPIFPPWEISANPFDLGVALQFNNPIRVYETLITAMSEDENVDALHIQLPEHILFLPKELFELFHRAPALGKPLALWVAGMEPGTHETLQWLEDHGVSVFPTPEKAIRTLSALHQLSGFGEP
- a CDS encoding pyridoxamine 5'-phosphate oxidase family protein; this translates as MAQMTERMQKLFEKVPNVVLSTATVDGSPNSVPVGSKKIIDSETILISNQFLNKTLANLKANPKVAVTFWEGVEGYQLKGTVTIETTGQRYEETARWIEDLGNKLGFPLKSKGALIVNIEEIYGVSPGPGAGRQLA
- a CDS encoding ATP-binding protein — translated: MKRTLEKYIQKDLKKKIVLLTGPRQTGKTTLAKMLKANFDYFNYDNAEHRLSLIEKSWDRSKDLVIFDELHKLKNWKSWLKGIYDTEKIPPSIIVTGSAKLDTYKQVGDSLAGRFFQFRLHPLDLKEIKQILHPQKLKDELDKLLKIGGFPEPYLEGDETYYNRWKRSHLDIILKQDLIDLENVRQITSIETLIQLLKKRVGSPISYSSLAGDLQCSDKTIKRWLTILESMYVVFRVLPFHKNISRAILKSPKYYFYDNGQVSGDTGVKLENLVACSVLKEIHFREDCLGEQWDLFYLKDKDGRGIDFLITQNEQPALMIEVKWSDSNRSPNFSFFGKHFNAVRKIQLVKELNREKTYPDGTQIRTAQNWLSEISLI